Proteins encoded within one genomic window of Candidatus Goldiibacteriota bacterium:
- a CDS encoding 30S ribosomal protein S21, translated as MAEISIKENESLDDAMKRFKKKVQDAGILQEMKKREYYEPPSVRKKQKMWAASKKRKKKRPIKK; from the coding sequence ATGGCTGAGATTTCAATAAAGGAAAATGAAAGCTTAGACGACGCAATGAAGCGCTTTAAGAAAAAAGTGCAGGACGCCGGTATTCTTCAGGAAATGAAGAAAAGGGAGTATTACGAACCGCCGTCAGTAAGAAAGAAACAGAAAATGTGGGCTGCCAGCAAAAAACGCAAGAAAAAAAGGCCCATAAAGAAATGA